Within the Arthrobacter sp. Marseille-P9274 genome, the region GAACGCGTCGGGGTCCGAGACCCGCACCGTTTCCGACGAAACGCCGCTGCTGAAGACGATGCCGCCGGCGGCCGGGCGGATCACCGTCTGGATCCAGTCGTTGAAGCTGTCCACTACGGGGATCTTGTCCGCCGCGATCTCCAGCACCAGCAGCACGCCGATGATCAGCAGCACCCAGCCGTTCGCCAGCCAGTCCCACGGGTCCGGCAACTGGACCAGGTTCGTGTAGCGGTCCAGCAGGCCGAGGATGAGCATCGGGATGTATGCATTCAGACCCGCCGCCGCTGACAGCCCGGTGCCGGTCAGGATCTCCAACATAGGTCAAGAGTAAACCTGTCGGCGGCACCGATTAGAGTGCAGGGATGGATGACAAAGCGGTTCTTCACCACTACCTGAAAACCCGGCGAGCCAGCCTGCTCGCGAAGCTCGACGGCCTCAGCGAGTATGACGTTCGCCGGCCACTGACTCCCACCGGCACCAACCTCCTCGGCCTGGTCAAGCACGTGGCCAGTGTCGAGCTC harbors:
- a CDS encoding DUF4126 domain-containing protein, producing the protein MLEILTGTGLSAAAGLNAYIPMLILGLLDRYTNLVQLPDPWDWLANGWVLLIIGVLLVLEIAADKIPVVDSFNDWIQTVIRPAAGGIVFSSGVSSETVRVSDPDAFFGGTAWVPVVLGIVIAFVVHVVKMMARPVLNAATVGAAAPVASTVEDTASLSLSLAAVLLPLLVVVLLAVAGIGLWLLFRRYRRPRRVRRSTGPALRS